Below is a genomic region from Parageobacillus toebii NBRC 107807.
AAAGCAGGCGCTTCGGTTTGTGAATTTAGAAGGATACGAGAATCGCAGTATTCAAGAAATGTCCGGAGGCCAGCGGCAGCGAGTGGCGATTGCGCGCGCGATTGTCAACGAACCAGAAGTGCTTCTGCTTGATGAGCCGCTGTCGGCGCTTGATTTAAAGCTGCGCACGGAAATGCAATATGAGCTTCGCGAACTGCAGCGAAGCTTAGGGATTACGTTTATTTTTGTCACACATGACCAAGAAGAGGCGCTGGCGATGTCGGACCAAATTTTTGTGCTCAATAAGGGGAAAATCCAGCAAAGCGGCACACCGAAAGACATTTATGATGAGCCGATTAATCGGTTTGTCGCTGATTTTATCGGTGAATCGAACATCTTGCGAGGCACGATGATTGAAGATTACCTTGTCGAATTCGCTGGGAAGCGGTTTACGTGCGTGGACAAAGGATTTCGCCCGAACGAGCCAGTCGATATTGTCATCCGTCCGGAAGATTTGGACATTACGACAAAAGATCAAGGAAAGCTCCAAGTGCGCGTCGATTCGCTATTGTTCCGAGGTGTACATTACGAGTTGTGCTGCTATGACGAAGATGGGAATGAATGGCTCGTCCATTCGACGAAAAAAGCGGAAGTAGGGGAAGAAATCGGGCTTTATTTTGACCCAGAGGACATTCATGTCATGCGCATTAGCGATGATGAAGATGATGGTGAGAGATCCGATGAAAAATAGTGTACGCAATGTTTACTTATTTCCATATGTAATATGGATTGGGCTATTTGTCGTTGCGCCGATTTTATTGATTTTGTATTATTCGTTTTTTGACATTGACGGGAATTGGACGTTTGCCAATTATAAAACGTTTTTTACGCCGATTTATTTAAAGATGGCGGTCAGTTCCGTTTGGTACGCGTTTTTGATCACGCTTTTTTCGCTGCTTGTCGCGTATCCGACCGCGTATTTTCTGACGAAAACGAAACATAAACAACTTTGGCTTTTGCTTATTATTTTGCCGACGTGGGTGAATTTGCTTTTAAAAGTGTACGCGTTTCTCGGCATTTTTGGCACGTACGGATTGGCGAATGCGATTTTGGAAACGATCGGCATCGGCACAAAGCAAATTTTATTCACCGATTTTAGTTTCGTATTTGTGTCGGTATACATTTTTATCCCGTTCATGATCCTGCCGATTTTCAACTCGCTGGAGGAGCTGAACCCAACGCTCATTGACGCAGCGCGTGATCTTGGCGCTTCGGCTTGGACGACGTTTCGTCGCGTCGTTTTTCCGCTTACGTTAGATGGGGTGAAAGCGGGATGTCAAGCGGTGTTTATTCCGTCGTTATCGCTGTTTATGATTACGCGTTTAATCGCAGGGAACCGCGTCATTACGCTCGGTACGGCGATTGAACAACATTTTCTTGTCACACAAAACTGGGGCATGGGTTCGACGATTGCGGTGTTTTTAATTATCGCGATGGCTATTGTCGTCATTGCGACAGGAAATCGGAAGTGAGGGTGAGGCGATGCGAGGCAATAAAAAGTGGGCGAACGCGTATTTAGTGTTCGTGTTTCTCATTTTGTACACCCCGATTATTTATTTAATTTACTATTCGTTTAATAGCGGCGGAACGATGCATGATTTCGAAGGGTTTACGCTGGAATGGTATAAAGAGGTGATCGGTGATACCCGTTTATGGATTATCGTGTTAAATACACTGACGATTGCCCTTTTGTCTGCGGCGATTTCCACTATTCTCGGCGTGATGGGAGCGATTGTGATTTATTATGTGAAAAAGCGGCAAATGAAACAGCTGCTTTTAACGTTGAATAACGTCTTGATCGTCAGCCCCGATGTCATTATCGGCGCCTCATTTCTCATTTTGTTTACGATTATCGGCATTCAGCTCGGTTTTACATCGGTGCTGCTGTCGCATATCGCGTTTAGCGTTCCGATCGTCGTGTTGATGGTGCTTCCAAAATTGCAGGAAATGAGTCCGACACTAATTGATGCGGCTCGCGATTTAGGGGCGAATCAATGGGATGTGCTGACGAAAGTAATATTGCCGTTTATTACCCCTGGTATTTTCGCTGGTTTTTTCATGGCATTGACGTATTCGCTTGATGACTTCGCGGTGACGTTTTTTGTGACAGGCAACGGTTTTTCGACACTATCGGTGGAAATTTACTCACGGGCGCGCCAAGGTATTTCGCTGTCGATTAACGCATTATCGACATTGTTATTTTTGTTTACAGTTGTGCTGGTGATTGGCTACTACTTTATTAGCCAGAAAAGCAGCTCCTTATACGGAATGAGGGGGCGACGAAAATGAGAAAGCTTATATCATTGTTTGCGGCCGTTTTTTTCGCCTCGTTTGTACTGCTTTACGTGTCTTCCCAGCTGAATAAAGCGGAAGGATATTCTGGAGAAAATACGTTGACAGTGTATAACTGGGGCGATTACATCGATCCTGAACTTATTAAAAAGTTCGAAAAGCAGACGGGCATAAAAGTCATCTACCAAACGTTTGATTCCAATGAAGCGATGATGGCGAAAATTGCCCAAGGCGGTACGACGTTTGATGTTGCCGTTCCTTCTGAATATGCGATCAGTAAAATGAAAGAAGATGGGTTGCTTATTCCGCTCGACCATTCAAAATTGCCGAATTTAAAATATATCAATCCGCGCTTTTTGAATTTATCATTTGATCCAGGCAACAAGTATTCCGTCCCGTATTTTTGGGGGACGGTCGGCATCGTCTATAATCCGGAAATGCTTGGCGGAAAAAAAATAACAAGCTGGAACGATTTATGGGACAAGGATCTGCGCAATCAAATTTTGTTAGTGGACGGCGCGCGTGAAGTGATTGGCATGGGGCTCAATAGTTTGCATTATTCGTTAAATGACACGAATAAGAAGCATTTACAAGAAGCGAAGGAAAAACTCGATCGTCTTACACCAAACGTCAAAGCGATTGTCGGTGATGAGATTAAAATGCTTTTGGTGAATGAAGAAGCGGCAATCGGGGTTGTTTGGTCAGGTGATGCGGCGGAGATCATTGCGGAAAATGACAAGCTCGATTATGTTGTGCCGAAAGAAGGATCAAATTTATGGTTCGATAATATGGTGATTCCGAAAACCGCGAAAAATATCGAAGGAGCACATCAATTTATTAACTTTATGCTTGATCCGAAAAACGCTGCGCAAAACGCGGAGTATGTCGGCTATTCGACGCCAAATGAGAAGGCGCTGGACTATTTGCCGAAAGAAGTAACCGAGGATAAACGGTTTTATCCAGATTTTGAGTCGGTCGGAAACTTAGAAGTGTACGAGAATTTAGGAAAACGAATGCTTGCTTATTACAACGAGCTGTTTTTGCAGTTTAAAATGCATCGGAAATAAGGAAAGGGAGACTGAGAGAATTGAAGCAGTTTAAAAAGGCGTGGCTTGCGTTTTTGACTGTTGTTTTGTTTCTGGCGGGAAAACTGAAGTGGGTGCTGGCGATTTTTAAGTTTTTAAAATTCAGTTCTCTCATTTCCTTATTTATTTCGATCGGCGCATATGCGCTTGTATACGGATGGAAGTTTGCGGTGGCGCTCGTGTATTTGCTTTATGTGCATGAAATGGGCCATTTGTTTGCGGCAAAAAGGTTAGGAATTCCAACATCGAAGGCGATTTTCATTCCGTTTGTCGGGGCGCTTATTGCGCTAAAGGAAGAACCAAAATCGGCGAAAGATGAGGCGTATTTAGCATACGCCGGCCCGTTATGGGGGACATTGGGGTTTCTCCCAGCTTTGCCATTGTACTGGATGACGGGAAACCCGTTTTGGGGATTAGTCATTGCGCTTGGAGCGCTTATTAATTTATTCAATCTTATGCCTCTGCATCCGTTAGATGGAGGGCGAATTGTCGGAGTGATTTCGCCAAAAATATGGTTTTTTGGTCTTATTGGGATGTTTGTTTATTTTCTTTGGAATCCGGGACCAATCGCCCCGCTCATTATCTTGTTAGGCGCTTTGAAATGCTGGGAGCTTTTGCGCCGGGAGTTTCGCTGGAAAAAGGCGCAAATTCACAAAGAAGTCAATGGGTCATTATTGCAGGAAATTCAACGATACATGCTTTTATCGGAAGAAGAGCAGCAAGAAATGTATTGGCATTGGAAGGATGAGATAGAACGGACGGAGATGGAGCTATCGCGAAGAAAAACATGGTACATCCCCATTTTCCAAGATGAGCAGAAGCTGCAAAACTATCGTTTGGAGCGGTATGTGGAAAAGTATAATCAATTATTAGAGGCAACTCGATGGGGCGTATTGCAGGAACAAACCGTTTCAGACTTTATCCGTTCGCTCCAAAAAGAAATTGAAGAAAACGAACAAGAAATACAGAAGCAAACAGTGTATTATCGTGCGGATGCGAAAACAAAATGGACATGGTTATGTTTATACCTTACGCTTGCGGTTGTTCTTGCCGTGTTCACAGCGTATGGGCAACAGATTATGGATGCCAATCAGTCGCTTATTTCGTAATGAAATCGAGGGTGGCCCTTTAGTTCTTTTTGGGTCACCCTCATTTTTGCTTACAACATTATACGGATTGGGCAGTCGAGTTCTTCTCTCTACTATGTATTTGAAGAACAAACCCGGCTGTTGTTACACAAAGGATACCCACGACAATAAATATAAAAATCTTTGGAGCGAACTCCTATTTTCAATCCATTTAGTGCAGAAAGGAAAGGATTCGCATGGGGAGCAGCTGCCGTTTCAACCGGCTCTGTTGCACCATATGGAAGAAGGCCTACATCACTGGGCTTATCACGCATAAACAATCCTACAAGCAACATCGTAATCAACGCTGATAAGGATGTAACCAGGACAACCGTTTGCCAGCCGTAAAATGAGATCATTTGTGCGAATAAAGGTAAAAAAACAAGTTGTCCTGCTGCTCCACTGGCGGAAAACACGCCTACAACCAATCCACGCTTCTCTTTGAACCAATGATTTGCGAACTTGATATAAGAAATTTAGAAATTATTAAAATAATATTATGGGACCAACGTGAAAATTGTAAACAAAAACATAAAATAAAAACGTAAATATTTGTTGCATACAAAGAAGAGGGTGTCTATCACTTTTTAGACACCCTTTGTTTATATTGGGAAAGGAGGCTGATCTGATTCACGCTGTGAAACGGTGCCTTTGTTTTGGAAAAAAGAAGGAAATATGTAGGGAAATGTCGAAAAAATATAATATCCATCTGAAAAGTAATGAAACGGAAACGCGCGTCATTTCGTATAATTAAATAGACGATGGCGGAAAGAGGGTGCGGGGATTGTTCGGATATCCACTAGAAACAGTGTATTTGGGTGTGCTTATTGTAAGCGGCAGTTTGACGTTATTATATATTTTGCTAAGCGATATGATCGACGGCATCTTTGAGATGCCAGACCATCCATGGTTCAGCCCACAGCTTATTTTATCATTTTTTACCGTCGGAAGTGCGTCCGGTTTTTTGTTCGAACGATATACAGGGATGTCTAGCGCGCTCATCGCTTTGATTAGCGCAGGAATTGCTGTCATTGTCGTCTTGCTTTTGCACTTTTTCGTATTTATTCCGCTCCGCTCTGCGGAAACATCACTGAATTATTCGGAAACGGACTTGGAAGGGTCGCTTGCGAAAGTGATTGTAACTGTACCGTCCGATGGGTTTGGAGAGATTTTGTTGCAGCGGAAGAGCGGAGCGATTTCGAAACCAGCAAAAAGCATGGACAACGAAGAAATCGCCTCAGGGACGGAAGTGATTATCGTGAAAATGGAAAACGGCGTCGCTGTTGTGGCGAAGCACGATCCATATTATATTTCATCATTACATAAAGGGGGATATGCTTAATGACGCCAATGTTAATTGTTATCGGCGTTGTCGTACTGCTTCTTATCGGATTAGTAGCTATTTTTATGCTTCGTTATCGCACTGTCGGACCAGATGAAGCACTCATTGTGACAGGAAGTTATTTAGGAAGCAAAAATGTGCATGTCGATGAATCAGGAAATAAAATTAAAATTGTCCGCGGCGGCGGGACGTTTGTACTGCCGATTTTCCAGCAGGCGGAGCCGCTTAGCCTTCTTTCTATTAAACTAGATGTACAGACGCCGGAAGTTTATACGGAACAAGGCGTTCCCGTCATGGCGGATGGCGTGGCGATCATTAAAGTAGGCAGTTCCATTGGCGAGATTGCTACAGCGGCGGAGCAATTTTTAGGAAAAACTCGCCAGGATATGGAAAATGAAGCGAAAGAAGTATTGGAAGGCCATCTTCGCTCGATTCTCGGTTCGATGACGGTCGAGGAAATTTATAAAAACCGCGACAAGTTTTCACAAGAAGTGCAGCGTGTCGCTTCACAAGATTTAGCGAAAATGGGCCTTGTCATCGTATCGTTTACCATTAAAGATGTGCGCGATAAAAACGGTTATTTAGATGCATTAGGAAAACCTCGCATTGCCCAAGTGAAACGCGACGCCGACATCGCGACAGCTGAAGCGGAAAAAGAAACGCGCATTAAACGCGCGGAAGCGGATAAAGAAGCGCGCAAAGCGGAGCTAGAGCGCTTGACGGAAATCGCGGAAGCAGAAAAAATTAATCAGTTGAAATTAGCGGAATTCCGTCGTGAACAAGATATCGCGAAAGCGCGAGCCGATCAGGCTTATCATTTAGAAGAAGCGAAAGCAAAACAAGAAGTTACGGAACAACAAATGCAAATTAAAATTATCGAGCGGCAAAAACAAATCGAGCTCGAAGAAAAAGAAATTTTGCGCCGTGAACGGCAATATGATTCGGAAGTGAAGAAAAAAGCGGACGCCGAACGTTATGCGATTGAGCAGGCCGCAGCGGCGGAAAAGGCGAAGTTAATGGCGGAAGCGGACGCTCAAAAATACCGCGTCGAAGCGATGGCAAAAGCGGAGGCAGAACGAATCCGGCTTGACGGGCTTGCTAAGGCAGAAGCGGAAAAAGCAAAAGGGGAAGCAGAAGCAGAAATTATCCGCTTGAAAGGATTGGCCGAAGCGGAAGCGAAACAAAAAATCGCCGAAGCGTTCGAACGGTATGGTCAAGCGGCGATTCTCGATATGATTATCAAAATGCTTCCTGAATACGCGAAACAAGTGGCAAGTCCGCTTGCGAATATCGATAAAATTACGATTGTCGACACCGGGTCTAGCGATACAAACGGCGGTGCGAACCGCATTACCGGCTATGCGACCAATTTAATGGCCAGCCTGCAGGAAACATTGAAAGCTTCCACGGGGATCGATGTGAAACAATTGCTAGAAAACTTTGCGGCAAAAGGAAATGTGGAACCGCCAAGTATCCAAGAGAGTGAAGACGCGGTGGAGCAACGGAAAACAGCAGGGCAATAATGAAAAGGGCTGAGAGATCAGCCCTTTCTTGATGGAAAGACGTCATCGTTGCAACTGCTGGGCAATTCCGCTATTATGTTAAATAGTGGAATTGACATTAATAAAGTAGGATGATGAAACAATGAAACGAGCGAGGATTATTTACAATCCAACGTCAGGTCGAGAAATATTTAAAAAACATTTGCCAGATGTGTTAATAAAATTAGAAAAAGCAGGTTATGAAACATCTTGCCATGCGACGGAAGGAGCGGGAGACGCGACTGAAGCGGCCCGCAAAGCGGTTGAGCGCGAATTTGACCTAGTGGTAGCTGCCGGCGGGGACGGAACAATCAACGAAGTCGTCAACGGGATTGCCGATCAAGATTATCGTCCAAAGCTTGGCATTATTCCGGTCGGGACGACGAACGATTTCGCCCGCGCCATCGGCGTGCCGCGTTCGATTGAAGGGGCATGCGACATTATCGCCAATGGAGAAGCCGTTCCGATCGATATCGGCTCCGTAACAAATGAAGGAAAAACCCGCTATTTTATTAATATTGCGGGCGGCGGCCGTTTAACCGAACTAACCTATGAGGTGCCAAGCAAATTAAAAACAATGCTCGGTCAGCTTGCCTACTATTTAAAAGGAATTGAGATGCTGCCATCGATCAAAGCGACAGAGGCTCGCATTGAATATGACGGCAAAATGTTTGAAGGAGAAATTATGCTCTTTTTAGTATCGCTCACCAACTCTGTCGGCGGCTTTGAAAAGCTGGCGCCGGACTCGTCTTTGAATGACGGCATGTTTGATTTAATTATTTTAAAGAAAACGAATTTGGCGGAATTTATCCGATTAGTGACGCTCGCGGCGCGCGGCGAACATATTAATGACCCGAATCTGATTTACACGAAGGCAAACCGCATTAAAGTAACTTCGCCAAACAATATGCAGCTAAATTTAGACGGCGAGTACGGCGGAATGCTGCCAGGGGAGTTCGTTAATTTGTACCGGCATTTAGAAGTATTCGTCCCAAAAGAAAAAGCAGAACAAATGAGGACAGGGTACTAACCTGTCTTCTTTTTGTGCTGCACAGAATTGTGTGCTACAATCGTGACAGCACTGTGTGGACGACGGATGCTGATTACACTTAAGACTTCTGATGGATAAGAAGTTTGTCACAGATCCTTGGATAAAAAGCTCAAAAGACGGAATATCAAGTTATATTTTTTATAGCAGAGTTAGTTCCTCAAAGGGTGAAGAACAATGGCAAACATCGAAGCACCAGTAATGAAAAACGAATATTATGATGTGGCATTTGAAGATTTGACACATGACGGGTTAGGAGTGGCGAAAATCGACGGTTTTCCCGTTTTTGTCAAGAACGGCCTGCCGGGCGAGAAGGCGAAAATCAAAGTCATTAAAGTGAAAAAAGGATATGGCTACGGACGCCTTATCGAGCTGCATGAGCAAAGCCCGGACCGCGTCGCGCCTCTGTGTCCGATTTACAAGCAATGCGGCGGCTGCCAGCTGCAGCACTTAAGCTACGAAGGGCAGCTTCGGGCAAAACAGAAACATGTCAAAGAAGTGATGGCACGCATCGGGAAATTGGAAAATGTCATCGTTCATCCTGTCATCGGCATGAAAGACCCGTGGCGCTATCGCAATAAGGCACAAGTTCCTGTAGGCGAGCGCGAAGGCGGGCTTGTCGCTGGCTTTTACCAAGAGCGCAGCCATGAAATTATCGATATGGATGCCTGTCTCATCCAGCAAGAGATGAATGATGTCGTCGTGCAGACAGTGAAAAAGATTTGTGAAAAATATAAGGTGCCTGCCTATAATGAGGTGGCGCATAAAGGCGTTCTCCGCCATATTATGGCGCGTTACGGGGCAGTGACAAAAGAAGTGATGGTCGTCCTTATTACCCGCACGGAAGAGTTGACGCACAAAAAGAAAATTGTGCAGGAAATTATTGACTCCGTGCCAAATGTAAAATCGATTATTCAAAAC
It encodes:
- a CDS encoding ABC transporter ATP-binding protein; its protein translation is MEKEAIIRFERVTKEYDGLVVLDDVSFEIERGKFYTLLGPSGCGKTTILRLIAGFTEPTEGTIYFHGKPVNHVPANKRQVNTVFQDYALFPHLNVFENVAFGLRIKKKKRSEIEEKVKQALRFVNLEGYENRSIQEMSGGQRQRVAIARAIVNEPEVLLLDEPLSALDLKLRTEMQYELRELQRSLGITFIFVTHDQEEALAMSDQIFVLNKGKIQQSGTPKDIYDEPINRFVADFIGESNILRGTMIEDYLVEFAGKRFTCVDKGFRPNEPVDIVIRPEDLDITTKDQGKLQVRVDSLLFRGVHYELCCYDEDGNEWLVHSTKKAEVGEEIGLYFDPEDIHVMRISDDEDDGERSDEK
- a CDS encoding ABC transporter permease, which translates into the protein MKNSVRNVYLFPYVIWIGLFVVAPILLILYYSFFDIDGNWTFANYKTFFTPIYLKMAVSSVWYAFLITLFSLLVAYPTAYFLTKTKHKQLWLLLIILPTWVNLLLKVYAFLGIFGTYGLANAILETIGIGTKQILFTDFSFVFVSVYIFIPFMILPIFNSLEELNPTLIDAARDLGASAWTTFRRVVFPLTLDGVKAGCQAVFIPSLSLFMITRLIAGNRVITLGTAIEQHFLVTQNWGMGSTIAVFLIIAMAIVVIATGNRK
- a CDS encoding ABC transporter permease is translated as MRGNKKWANAYLVFVFLILYTPIIYLIYYSFNSGGTMHDFEGFTLEWYKEVIGDTRLWIIVLNTLTIALLSAAISTILGVMGAIVIYYVKKRQMKQLLLTLNNVLIVSPDVIIGASFLILFTIIGIQLGFTSVLLSHIAFSVPIVVLMVLPKLQEMSPTLIDAARDLGANQWDVLTKVILPFITPGIFAGFFMALTYSLDDFAVTFFVTGNGFSTLSVEIYSRARQGISLSINALSTLLFLFTVVLVIGYYFISQKSSSLYGMRGRRK
- a CDS encoding ABC transporter substrate-binding protein → MRKLISLFAAVFFASFVLLYVSSQLNKAEGYSGENTLTVYNWGDYIDPELIKKFEKQTGIKVIYQTFDSNEAMMAKIAQGGTTFDVAVPSEYAISKMKEDGLLIPLDHSKLPNLKYINPRFLNLSFDPGNKYSVPYFWGTVGIVYNPEMLGGKKITSWNDLWDKDLRNQILLVDGAREVIGMGLNSLHYSLNDTNKKHLQEAKEKLDRLTPNVKAIVGDEIKMLLVNEEAAIGVVWSGDAAEIIAENDKLDYVVPKEGSNLWFDNMVIPKTAKNIEGAHQFINFMLDPKNAAQNAEYVGYSTPNEKALDYLPKEVTEDKRFYPDFESVGNLEVYENLGKRMLAYYNELFLQFKMHRK
- a CDS encoding site-2 protease family protein — translated: MKQFKKAWLAFLTVVLFLAGKLKWVLAIFKFLKFSSLISLFISIGAYALVYGWKFAVALVYLLYVHEMGHLFAAKRLGIPTSKAIFIPFVGALIALKEEPKSAKDEAYLAYAGPLWGTLGFLPALPLYWMTGNPFWGLVIALGALINLFNLMPLHPLDGGRIVGVISPKIWFFGLIGMFVYFLWNPGPIAPLIILLGALKCWELLRREFRWKKAQIHKEVNGSLLQEIQRYMLLSEEEQQEMYWHWKDEIERTEMELSRRKTWYIPIFQDEQKLQNYRLERYVEKYNQLLEATRWGVLQEQTVSDFIRSLQKEIEENEQEIQKQTVYYRADAKTKWTWLCLYLTLAVVLAVFTAYGQQIMDANQSLIS
- a CDS encoding MFS transporter, with translation MSYIKFANHWFKEKRGLVVGVFSASGAAGQLVFLPLFAQMISFYGWQTVVLVTSLSALITMLLVGLFMRDKPSDVGLLPYGATEPVETAAAPHANPFLSALNGLKIGVRSKDFYIYCRGYPLCNNSRVCSSNT
- a CDS encoding NfeD family protein produces the protein MFGYPLETVYLGVLIVSGSLTLLYILLSDMIDGIFEMPDHPWFSPQLILSFFTVGSASGFLFERYTGMSSALIALISAGIAVIVVLLLHFFVFIPLRSAETSLNYSETDLEGSLAKVIVTVPSDGFGEILLQRKSGAISKPAKSMDNEEIASGTEVIIVKMENGVAVVAKHDPYYISSLHKGGYA
- a CDS encoding flotillin family protein codes for the protein MTPMLIVIGVVVLLLIGLVAIFMLRYRTVGPDEALIVTGSYLGSKNVHVDESGNKIKIVRGGGTFVLPIFQQAEPLSLLSIKLDVQTPEVYTEQGVPVMADGVAIIKVGSSIGEIATAAEQFLGKTRQDMENEAKEVLEGHLRSILGSMTVEEIYKNRDKFSQEVQRVASQDLAKMGLVIVSFTIKDVRDKNGYLDALGKPRIAQVKRDADIATAEAEKETRIKRAEADKEARKAELERLTEIAEAEKINQLKLAEFRREQDIAKARADQAYHLEEAKAKQEVTEQQMQIKIIERQKQIELEEKEILRRERQYDSEVKKKADAERYAIEQAAAAEKAKLMAEADAQKYRVEAMAKAEAERIRLDGLAKAEAEKAKGEAEAEIIRLKGLAEAEAKQKIAEAFERYGQAAILDMIIKMLPEYAKQVASPLANIDKITIVDTGSSDTNGGANRITGYATNLMASLQETLKASTGIDVKQLLENFAAKGNVEPPSIQESEDAVEQRKTAGQ
- a CDS encoding diacylglycerol kinase; the encoded protein is MKRARIIYNPTSGREIFKKHLPDVLIKLEKAGYETSCHATEGAGDATEAARKAVEREFDLVVAAGGDGTINEVVNGIADQDYRPKLGIIPVGTTNDFARAIGVPRSIEGACDIIANGEAVPIDIGSVTNEGKTRYFINIAGGGRLTELTYEVPSKLKTMLGQLAYYLKGIEMLPSIKATEARIEYDGKMFEGEIMLFLVSLTNSVGGFEKLAPDSSLNDGMFDLIILKKTNLAEFIRLVTLAARGEHINDPNLIYTKANRIKVTSPNNMQLNLDGEYGGMLPGEFVNLYRHLEVFVPKEKAEQMRTGY
- the rlmD gene encoding 23S rRNA (uracil(1939)-C(5))-methyltransferase RlmD gives rise to the protein MANIEAPVMKNEYYDVAFEDLTHDGLGVAKIDGFPVFVKNGLPGEKAKIKVIKVKKGYGYGRLIELHEQSPDRVAPLCPIYKQCGGCQLQHLSYEGQLRAKQKHVKEVMARIGKLENVIVHPVIGMKDPWRYRNKAQVPVGEREGGLVAGFYQERSHEIIDMDACLIQQEMNDVVVQTVKKICEKYKVPAYNEVAHKGVLRHIMARYGAVTKEVMVVLITRTEELTHKKKIVQEIIDSVPNVKSIIQNINPKKTNVIMGDETKVLWGAEYIYDYIGDIKFAISARSFYQVNPEQTKVLYEKALEYAQLTGEETVIDAYCGIGTISLFLAKKAKKVYGVEVVPEAIEDAKRNAELNGITNVEFAVGEAEAVIPKWHEQGIHADCIVVDPPRKGCDETLLQTIIAMKPKRVVYVSCNPATLARDLRILEDGGYKTLEVQPVDMFPHTAHVESVARLVLKIRA